Proteins encoded together in one Drosophila willistoni isolate 14030-0811.24 chromosome XR unlocalized genomic scaffold, UCI_dwil_1.1 Seg105, whole genome shotgun sequence window:
- the LOC6646103 gene encoding AFG3-like protein 2 isoform X1: MAFRLLSTAKAMNSLMRRSYLTGPLNNKQVQREAGVSVLSVEMSPLLRYIVQQMQLFCKKPPKGFEKYFEAAGKTQPKGDKKTSKSPATEKPPSSSSSSSSSKPKAQSSAASESKSDWNFGMFSNSSRGPAANRGANSPGGRPLGGEGGGGDRERWILLGAIGAVVLVGSFAFFEMGYKEISWKEFVNSYLSKGIVEKLEVVNKKWVRVRLQQNGGQGSGVLWFNIGSVDSFERNLETAQTEMGTESINFVPVIYRNEVEAASLTGLLPTLLIIGFLVYMMRKSADMMGAGGRGRKGGGLFGGVMQSTAKLINPTEIGVGFKDVAGCEEAKIEIMEFVNFLKNPQQYIDLGAKIPKGAMLTGPPGTGKTLLAKATAGEANVPFITVSGSEFLEMFVGVGPSRVRDMFAMARKHAPCILFIDEIDAVGRKRGGKTFGGHSEQENTLNQLLVEMDGFNTTTNVVVLAATNRVDILDKALMRPGRFDRQIYVPAPDIKGRASIFKVHLGSLKTELDKNDLSRKMAALTPGFTGADIANVCNEAALIAARDSKDSIVLKHFEQAIERVIAGMEKKTNVLAPEEKRTVAHHEAGHAVAGWFLEHADPLLKVSIIPRGKGLGYAQYLPKDHYLLSKEQLFDRMCMTLGGRVAEELFFNRITTGAQDDLKKITDIAYSQVVRFGMNEKVGQVSFDVGQSGDPVFSKPYSEDTAQLIDGEVRSIIKCAHEATTTLLSEHKEDVRRVAERLLQNEVLSRDDMIELLGPRPFKEKSTYEEFVEGTGSFEEDTTLPEGLKSWNQEKNRESPTDTSTTTPPPPTKPMTASTS, encoded by the exons ATGGCTTTCCGTTTGCTGAGCACAGCCAAGGCGATGAATAGCTTAATGCGGCGAAGCTACTTAACCGGACCGCTAAATAATAAG CAGGTGCAGCGTGAAGCCGGCGTCAGTGTACTATCGGTGGAAATGTCACCCTTATTACGTTACATAGTCCAACAGATGCaattgttttgcaaaaaaCCGCCAAAAGGTTTTGAGAAATATTTCGAGGCTGCCGGCAAAACACAACCAAAGGGCGATAAGAAAACAAGCAAATCACCAGCCACAGAGAAACCACCCTCCTCCTCATCTTCCTCATCGTCATCCAAGCCGAAGGCGCAGAGTTCAGCTGCCTCAGAATCAAAATCTGATTGGAATTTTGGCATGTTCAGTAATAGTTCGCGAGGACCAGCAGCGAATCGTGGCGCAAATAGTCCCGGTGGTCGTCCATTGGGCGGCGAAGGCGGTGGTGGTGATCGTGAACGTTGGATCCTTCTGGGAGCCATTGGCGCTGTCGTTCTAGTCGGTTCGTTTGCCTTCTTCGAAATGGGCTACAAGGAAATCTCGTGGAAGGAGTTTGTTAACAG TTATCTCTCCAAGGGCATTGTGGAGAAACTGGAGGTGGTCAACAAAAAGTGGGTACGCGTACGACTTCAACAGAACGGTGGTCAGGGCAGCGGCGTTCTTTGGTTCAATATCGGCAGTGTGGATAGTTTTGAGCGTAATCTGGAGACGGCACAAACCGAAATGGGTACAGAATCCATCAATTTTGTTCCTGTCATCTATCGCAACGAAGTCGAAGCGGCCAGTTTGACGGGTCTGTTGCCAACGTTATTGATCATTGGTTTCCTCGTCTACATGATGCGCAAATCTGCGGATATGATGGGAGCCGGTGGTCGTGGACGTAAAGGTGGTGGACTCTTTGGCGGTGTCATGCAATCCACAGCAAAACTAATTAATCCCACAGAAATTGGTGTTGGCTTCAA GGATGTGGCCGGCTGTGAGGAGGCCAAAATCGAAATTATGGAATTTGTTAATTTCTTGAAGAATCCTCAACAGTATATTGATCTGGGTGCAAAAATCCCAAAGGGTGCCATGCTCACCGGACCACCGGGAACGGGTAAAACATTGCTGGCCAAGGCCACAGCTGGCGAGGCGAATGTTCCATTTATCACAGTCTCTGGCTCCGAGTTCCTTGAAATGTTTGTGGGCGTGGGACCGTCACGTGTACGCGATATGTTCGCCATGGCCCGAAAGCATGCACCCTGCATTCTGTTCATTGATGAAATCGATGCAGTGGGTCGAAAGCGTGGAGGCAAAACATTTGGCGGCCATTCCGAGCAGGAGAACACCTTGAATCAGTTGCTGGTGGAAATGGATGGCTTTAATACCACCACCAATGTGGTTGTATTGGCAGCCACCAATCGTGTGGATATCTTGGATAAGGCTCTGATGCGTCCTGGTCGTTTCGATCGTCAGATTTATGTCCCAGCACCGGATATTAAGGGCAGGGCAAGTATTTTCAAAGTTCATTTGGGTTCACTCAAAACCGAACTGGATAAGAATGATCTGTCGAGAAAAATGGCTGCCCTGACGCCGGGTTTCACCGGAGCCGATATTGCCAATGTGTGTAATGAGGCCGCTTTGATAGCGGCACGTGACTCCAAAGATTCGATTGTTCTGAAGCATTTCGAACAAGCCATTGAGCGTGTGATAGCCGGCATGGAGAAGAAGACGAATGTCTTGGCCCCAGAGGAGAAACGCACGGTGGCCCACCATGAGGCTGGACATGCTGTAGCCGGTTGGTTCTTGGAGCACGCCGATCCTTTGCTAAAAGTATCCATCATACCGCGAGGCAAGGGCTTGGGTTATGCTCAGTATTTGCCCAAAGATCATTATTTGCTATCGAAGGAGCAACTTTTCGATCGCATGTGCATGACTTTAGGTGGACGCGTGGCCGAAGAGCTATTTTTCAATCGCATTACAACTGGTGCCCAAGACGATCTCAAGAAGATTACCGACATTGCCTACTCGCAGGTTGTTCGTTTCGGCATGAACGAGAAGGTGGGTCAGGTTAGCTTCGATGTGGGCCAGAGCGGTGATCCGGTTTTCAGTAAGCCCTACTCCGAGGATACGGCCCAGCTGATTGATGGAGAGGTACGATCGATAATTAAGTGCGCCCACGAGGCGACGACAACTCTGTTGTCCGAGCACAAGGAGGATGTGCGCCGTGTGGCCGAACGTTTGCTTCAAAACGAAGTCCTTAGTCGGGATGATATGATCGAGCTGCTAGGCCCACGTCCATTCAAGGAGAAATCCACATACGAGGAATTTGTCGAGGGAACTGGTTCCTTTGAAGAAGACACCACACTGCCTGAGGGCCTCAAGAGCTGGAATCAGGAGAAGAATCGTGAATCACCAACGGATACATCCACAACAACGCCACCGCCACCCACAAAACCAATGACGGCATCGACCAGCTAG
- the LOC6646103 gene encoding AFG3-like protein 2 isoform X2, producing the protein MAFRLLSTAKAMNSLMRRSYLTGPLNNKVQREAGVSVLSVEMSPLLRYIVQQMQLFCKKPPKGFEKYFEAAGKTQPKGDKKTSKSPATEKPPSSSSSSSSSKPKAQSSAASESKSDWNFGMFSNSSRGPAANRGANSPGGRPLGGEGGGGDRERWILLGAIGAVVLVGSFAFFEMGYKEISWKEFVNSYLSKGIVEKLEVVNKKWVRVRLQQNGGQGSGVLWFNIGSVDSFERNLETAQTEMGTESINFVPVIYRNEVEAASLTGLLPTLLIIGFLVYMMRKSADMMGAGGRGRKGGGLFGGVMQSTAKLINPTEIGVGFKDVAGCEEAKIEIMEFVNFLKNPQQYIDLGAKIPKGAMLTGPPGTGKTLLAKATAGEANVPFITVSGSEFLEMFVGVGPSRVRDMFAMARKHAPCILFIDEIDAVGRKRGGKTFGGHSEQENTLNQLLVEMDGFNTTTNVVVLAATNRVDILDKALMRPGRFDRQIYVPAPDIKGRASIFKVHLGSLKTELDKNDLSRKMAALTPGFTGADIANVCNEAALIAARDSKDSIVLKHFEQAIERVIAGMEKKTNVLAPEEKRTVAHHEAGHAVAGWFLEHADPLLKVSIIPRGKGLGYAQYLPKDHYLLSKEQLFDRMCMTLGGRVAEELFFNRITTGAQDDLKKITDIAYSQVVRFGMNEKVGQVSFDVGQSGDPVFSKPYSEDTAQLIDGEVRSIIKCAHEATTTLLSEHKEDVRRVAERLLQNEVLSRDDMIELLGPRPFKEKSTYEEFVEGTGSFEEDTTLPEGLKSWNQEKNRESPTDTSTTTPPPPTKPMTASTS; encoded by the exons ATGGCTTTCCGTTTGCTGAGCACAGCCAAGGCGATGAATAGCTTAATGCGGCGAAGCTACTTAACCGGACCGCTAAATAATAAG GTGCAGCGTGAAGCCGGCGTCAGTGTACTATCGGTGGAAATGTCACCCTTATTACGTTACATAGTCCAACAGATGCaattgttttgcaaaaaaCCGCCAAAAGGTTTTGAGAAATATTTCGAGGCTGCCGGCAAAACACAACCAAAGGGCGATAAGAAAACAAGCAAATCACCAGCCACAGAGAAACCACCCTCCTCCTCATCTTCCTCATCGTCATCCAAGCCGAAGGCGCAGAGTTCAGCTGCCTCAGAATCAAAATCTGATTGGAATTTTGGCATGTTCAGTAATAGTTCGCGAGGACCAGCAGCGAATCGTGGCGCAAATAGTCCCGGTGGTCGTCCATTGGGCGGCGAAGGCGGTGGTGGTGATCGTGAACGTTGGATCCTTCTGGGAGCCATTGGCGCTGTCGTTCTAGTCGGTTCGTTTGCCTTCTTCGAAATGGGCTACAAGGAAATCTCGTGGAAGGAGTTTGTTAACAG TTATCTCTCCAAGGGCATTGTGGAGAAACTGGAGGTGGTCAACAAAAAGTGGGTACGCGTACGACTTCAACAGAACGGTGGTCAGGGCAGCGGCGTTCTTTGGTTCAATATCGGCAGTGTGGATAGTTTTGAGCGTAATCTGGAGACGGCACAAACCGAAATGGGTACAGAATCCATCAATTTTGTTCCTGTCATCTATCGCAACGAAGTCGAAGCGGCCAGTTTGACGGGTCTGTTGCCAACGTTATTGATCATTGGTTTCCTCGTCTACATGATGCGCAAATCTGCGGATATGATGGGAGCCGGTGGTCGTGGACGTAAAGGTGGTGGACTCTTTGGCGGTGTCATGCAATCCACAGCAAAACTAATTAATCCCACAGAAATTGGTGTTGGCTTCAA GGATGTGGCCGGCTGTGAGGAGGCCAAAATCGAAATTATGGAATTTGTTAATTTCTTGAAGAATCCTCAACAGTATATTGATCTGGGTGCAAAAATCCCAAAGGGTGCCATGCTCACCGGACCACCGGGAACGGGTAAAACATTGCTGGCCAAGGCCACAGCTGGCGAGGCGAATGTTCCATTTATCACAGTCTCTGGCTCCGAGTTCCTTGAAATGTTTGTGGGCGTGGGACCGTCACGTGTACGCGATATGTTCGCCATGGCCCGAAAGCATGCACCCTGCATTCTGTTCATTGATGAAATCGATGCAGTGGGTCGAAAGCGTGGAGGCAAAACATTTGGCGGCCATTCCGAGCAGGAGAACACCTTGAATCAGTTGCTGGTGGAAATGGATGGCTTTAATACCACCACCAATGTGGTTGTATTGGCAGCCACCAATCGTGTGGATATCTTGGATAAGGCTCTGATGCGTCCTGGTCGTTTCGATCGTCAGATTTATGTCCCAGCACCGGATATTAAGGGCAGGGCAAGTATTTTCAAAGTTCATTTGGGTTCACTCAAAACCGAACTGGATAAGAATGATCTGTCGAGAAAAATGGCTGCCCTGACGCCGGGTTTCACCGGAGCCGATATTGCCAATGTGTGTAATGAGGCCGCTTTGATAGCGGCACGTGACTCCAAAGATTCGATTGTTCTGAAGCATTTCGAACAAGCCATTGAGCGTGTGATAGCCGGCATGGAGAAGAAGACGAATGTCTTGGCCCCAGAGGAGAAACGCACGGTGGCCCACCATGAGGCTGGACATGCTGTAGCCGGTTGGTTCTTGGAGCACGCCGATCCTTTGCTAAAAGTATCCATCATACCGCGAGGCAAGGGCTTGGGTTATGCTCAGTATTTGCCCAAAGATCATTATTTGCTATCGAAGGAGCAACTTTTCGATCGCATGTGCATGACTTTAGGTGGACGCGTGGCCGAAGAGCTATTTTTCAATCGCATTACAACTGGTGCCCAAGACGATCTCAAGAAGATTACCGACATTGCCTACTCGCAGGTTGTTCGTTTCGGCATGAACGAGAAGGTGGGTCAGGTTAGCTTCGATGTGGGCCAGAGCGGTGATCCGGTTTTCAGTAAGCCCTACTCCGAGGATACGGCCCAGCTGATTGATGGAGAGGTACGATCGATAATTAAGTGCGCCCACGAGGCGACGACAACTCTGTTGTCCGAGCACAAGGAGGATGTGCGCCGTGTGGCCGAACGTTTGCTTCAAAACGAAGTCCTTAGTCGGGATGATATGATCGAGCTGCTAGGCCCACGTCCATTCAAGGAGAAATCCACATACGAGGAATTTGTCGAGGGAACTGGTTCCTTTGAAGAAGACACCACACTGCCTGAGGGCCTCAAGAGCTGGAATCAGGAGAAGAATCGTGAATCACCAACGGATACATCCACAACAACGCCACCGCCACCCACAAAACCAATGACGGCATCGACCAGCTAG